One genomic window of Pseudomonas chlororaphis subsp. piscium includes the following:
- the ligA gene encoding NAD-dependent DNA ligase LigA, giving the protein MTAVETRILELRAELDQHNYRYHVLDEPSIPDAEYDRLFHELKALEAEHPELVSSDSPTQRVGSAALSAFTQVRHEIPMLSLGNAFEETDMREFDRRVTEGLDLPVGDLFGGGAAVEYSCEPKLDGLAVSLLYLDGVLVRGATRGDGTTGEDISVNVRTVRNIPLKLHGSGWPATLEVRGEVYMSKAGFERLNAAQLEVGGKTFANPRNAAAGSLRQLDSKITASRPLEFCCYGIGQVTADIADTHIGNLEQLKHWGMPVSRELKLAKGIDECLDYYRDIGERRNGLPYEIDGVVFKVNSVASQRELGFRAREPRWAIAHKFPAMEELTELLDVEFQVGRTGAVTPVARLKPVKVAGVTVSNATLHNMDEVARLGLMIGDTVIIRRAGDVIPQVVQVVAERRPQDARPVHIPQTCPVCGSHVERTQLIKRSKGKETISEGAVYRCVGRLACGAQLKQAIIHFVSRRAMDIEGLGDKTIEQLVDEKLIGSPADLYKLKYEQIIDLEGFAEVSSNKLLKAIEDSKKPGLARFIYALGIPDVGEETAKVLARSLASLERVQQALPEVLTYLPDIGLEVAHEIHSFFEDSHNQEVIGALLDPQQCALELQDQGDLGAEFAASTTLGGMLDKLNIPSVGPGAAQKLADKFVTLDGVVKADWLDMRQTLPEKQAKAVREFFDIAENAERALAIEAQLQAFGMHWQSEKKVVEGLPLAGQTWVLTGSLELMSRDVAKDKLESLGAKVAGSVSAKTHCVVAGPGAGSKLAKANELGLKVLDEEAFVAFLGQHGISA; this is encoded by the coding sequence ATGACCGCCGTCGAAACCCGCATTCTTGAGCTGCGCGCTGAGCTGGATCAGCACAACTACCGCTACCACGTACTCGACGAGCCGAGCATTCCCGACGCCGAATACGATCGCCTGTTCCACGAACTCAAGGCGCTGGAAGCCGAGCATCCGGAGCTGGTCAGCAGCGATTCGCCCACCCAGCGCGTGGGCAGCGCGGCGCTCTCGGCCTTCACCCAGGTGCGCCACGAAATCCCCATGCTCAGCCTGGGCAACGCCTTCGAAGAAACCGACATGCGCGAGTTCGATCGCCGGGTGACCGAGGGGCTCGACCTGCCGGTGGGCGATCTGTTCGGTGGTGGGGCGGCGGTGGAATACAGCTGCGAGCCGAAGCTCGATGGCCTGGCGGTCAGCCTGCTGTATCTGGACGGTGTGCTGGTGCGTGGCGCGACCCGCGGCGACGGCACCACCGGCGAAGACATCAGCGTCAACGTGCGCACCGTGCGCAACATTCCGCTGAAGCTGCACGGCAGCGGCTGGCCGGCGACCCTGGAGGTGCGCGGCGAGGTCTACATGTCCAAGGCCGGTTTCGAGCGGCTCAATGCCGCGCAGCTGGAGGTTGGCGGCAAGACCTTCGCCAACCCGCGTAACGCCGCGGCTGGCAGCTTGCGCCAGCTGGACTCGAAGATCACCGCCAGCCGTCCGCTGGAATTCTGCTGCTACGGGATTGGCCAGGTCACCGCTGACATTGCCGACACCCATATCGGCAACCTGGAGCAGCTCAAGCACTGGGGCATGCCCGTCAGTCGCGAGCTGAAACTGGCCAAGGGCATCGACGAATGCCTGGATTACTACCGCGATATCGGCGAGCGCCGTAATGGCTTGCCCTATGAAATCGACGGCGTGGTGTTCAAGGTCAACAGCGTTGCCTCGCAGCGTGAACTGGGCTTCCGGGCCCGTGAGCCGCGTTGGGCAATTGCCCACAAGTTCCCGGCGATGGAAGAGCTGACCGAGCTGCTGGATGTGGAATTCCAGGTTGGTCGTACCGGCGCGGTGACCCCAGTGGCGCGTCTGAAGCCGGTCAAGGTGGCGGGTGTCACCGTCTCCAACGCGACCTTGCACAACATGGACGAAGTGGCGCGCCTGGGCCTGATGATTGGCGACACCGTGATCATCCGCCGCGCGGGCGATGTAATTCCGCAAGTGGTGCAGGTGGTGGCCGAGCGCCGGCCACAGGATGCACGCCCGGTGCATATCCCGCAGACCTGCCCGGTGTGCGGTTCCCATGTCGAGCGCACGCAACTGATCAAGCGCAGCAAGGGCAAGGAAACCATCAGCGAGGGCGCGGTGTACCGCTGCGTCGGTCGCCTGGCCTGTGGCGCTCAGCTCAAGCAGGCGATCATTCACTTCGTTTCCCGTCGGGCGATGGATATCGAAGGGCTGGGCGACAAGACCATCGAGCAGCTGGTGGACGAAAAGCTCATCGGTTCGCCGGCCGACCTCTACAAGCTCAAGTACGAGCAGATCATCGACCTGGAAGGCTTCGCCGAGGTCTCCAGCAACAAGCTGCTCAAGGCCATCGAAGACAGTAAGAAGCCGGGCCTGGCGCGCTTCATCTACGCCCTGGGCATTCCCGATGTGGGCGAGGAGACGGCCAAGGTCCTGGCGCGCTCCCTGGCCTCTCTGGAGCGCGTACAGCAAGCCTTGCCGGAAGTGCTGACCTACCTGCCGGATATCGGCCTGGAAGTGGCTCACGAGATTCACAGCTTCTTCGAGGACAGCCACAACCAAGAGGTGATCGGTGCCTTGCTCGATCCGCAGCAGTGCGCTCTTGAGCTGCAGGATCAGGGCGACCTCGGCGCCGAGTTCGCCGCCAGCACCACCCTGGGCGGCATGCTCGACAAGCTGAACATCCCGTCGGTTGGGCCGGGCGCCGCGCAGAAGCTGGCGGACAAGTTCGTCACCCTCGATGGTGTGGTCAAGGCGGACTGGCTGGACATGCGCCAGACCCTGCCGGAGAAGCAGGCCAAGGCCGTGCGCGAGTTCTTCGATATCGCGGAAAACGCCGAGCGGGCGCTGGCCATCGAAGCGCAGTTGCAAGCCTTCGGCATGCACTGGCAGAGCGAGAAGAAGGTGGTGGAAGGGCTGCCGCTGGCCGGCCAGACCTGGGTGCTCACCGGTTCCCTGGAACTGATGAGTCGCGACGTGGCCAAGGACAAACTGGAAAGCCTGGGCGCCAAGGTCGCCGGCTCCGTTTCGGCCAAGACCCACTGTGTGGTGGCCGGCCCTGGCGCCGGCTCGAAGCTGGCCAAGGCCAACGAGCTGGGCCTCAAGGTGCTGGATGAAGAGGCCTTCGTGGCCTTCCTCGGCCAGCACGGTATCTCGGCATAA
- a CDS encoding zinc-binding metallopeptidase family protein, translating into MYRFFEQLSSRIAAPFVRENSRNSKVWPCRCGQSLFFRNSQCLACSAALGYQPEQSRLSSLQPGSEVDTWLLDVDPQAGLFRRCDNLDTPAACNWLLPAYGADTLCVACRLNRTIPDLGVPENPERWRKVEIAKRRLVAQLVSLGLPLIAKTEDEAAGLAFDFLGVDRQGKAPMTGHANGLITLDIKEADDAYREQVRVQMREPYRTLLGHFRHEVGHYYWDRLIANSHWLEPCRALFGDERASYAEALDRHYQQGAPNDWSQAYVSAYATMHPWEDWAETWAHYLHMMDAVDTALGFGMSAREMDFDYQPFPLDTLYDPQHPGGPAFLSFVNAWIELAGMLNELSRSMGQPDFYPFILPPAVIAKLHFIHLVIQQAGGKADEVLEQA; encoded by the coding sequence ATGTACCGCTTTTTCGAGCAGCTCAGTTCCCGTATCGCCGCGCCCTTTGTCCGCGAGAACAGCCGCAACAGCAAAGTCTGGCCGTGTCGCTGCGGGCAGTCGCTGTTCTTTCGCAATAGTCAGTGCCTGGCCTGTTCGGCGGCCTTGGGTTATCAGCCTGAGCAGAGTCGCCTGTCGTCGCTGCAGCCGGGGTCGGAGGTCGATACCTGGCTGCTGGATGTCGACCCGCAGGCGGGGCTGTTCCGGCGCTGCGACAACCTCGATACCCCGGCGGCCTGTAACTGGCTGCTGCCGGCTTATGGCGCCGACACCTTGTGTGTGGCGTGCCGGCTGAACCGGACCATTCCCGATCTTGGCGTACCGGAAAATCCCGAACGCTGGCGCAAGGTGGAAATCGCCAAGCGCCGTCTGGTGGCGCAACTGGTGAGCCTGGGGTTGCCGCTGATCGCCAAGACCGAGGATGAAGCGGCTGGCCTGGCTTTCGATTTCCTCGGTGTCGATCGGCAGGGTAAGGCGCCGATGACCGGCCACGCCAACGGCCTGATCACCCTCGACATCAAGGAAGCCGATGACGCCTATCGCGAGCAGGTGCGGGTACAGATGCGCGAACCCTATCGCACCTTGCTCGGCCACTTCCGGCATGAGGTGGGGCATTACTACTGGGACCGCCTGATCGCCAACAGCCATTGGCTGGAACCCTGTCGCGCACTGTTCGGCGACGAGCGTGCGAGCTACGCCGAGGCCCTGGACCGGCATTATCAACAGGGCGCGCCGAACGATTGGTCGCAGGCCTACGTCAGCGCCTACGCCACCATGCACCCCTGGGAAGACTGGGCGGAAACCTGGGCCCATTACCTGCACATGATGGACGCGGTCGATACCGCGTTGGGCTTCGGCATGAGTGCCCGGGAAATGGACTTCGACTACCAGCCGTTCCCACTCGATACTCTGTATGACCCACAGCACCCAGGCGGCCCGGCGTTCCTCTCTTTCGTCAACGCCTGGATCGAACTGGCGGGCATGCTCAACGAATTGTCACGCAGCATGGGCCAGCCGGACTTCTATCCCTTCATCCTGCCACCGGCAGTAATCGCCAAGCTGCACTTCATCCACCTGGTGATCCAGCAAGCCGGCGGCAAGGCCGACGAAGTGCTCGAACAAGCCTGA
- a CDS encoding DUF6124 family protein, translating to MKKLVPDPPLTTPRRLRDPELDAANISLLLSLNDQKQPLLTQLKETRSQPFGLRDAQQRPLFAVQAGVNAEEALMHVSLLLKCAEEVSDEITEQGSGIERGLIWSMVHSVEMARAAVDALLDGVRTAR from the coding sequence ATGAAAAAGCTCGTCCCCGATCCGCCACTCACTACCCCGCGCCGACTACGCGATCCTGAACTGGATGCGGCGAATATCTCCCTGCTCCTGTCGCTCAACGACCAGAAGCAACCACTGCTCACACAGCTCAAAGAAACCCGCAGCCAGCCGTTCGGCCTGCGCGACGCCCAGCAGCGCCCGCTGTTCGCGGTGCAGGCCGGGGTAAATGCCGAAGAAGCCTTGATGCATGTTTCGCTGCTGCTCAAATGCGCCGAAGAAGTCTCGGATGAAATCACCGAACAGGGCAGCGGCATCGAACGCGGGTTGATCTGGTCCATGGTGCATTCCGTGGAGATGGCTCGCGCGGCGGTTGATGCGCTGCTCGATGGCGTGCGCACAGCTCGCTGA
- a CDS encoding OB-fold protein, translated as MAGGVASITPKRFVVAPLFISLFRSFVATHDIDDLRLLSVLIFLLLHYLLSLSWPFALLPFLLLGRILAALIRNLCHGMDVVTEVIQKGREKGVKKLFKWVGIIFGCLVVIGMVSNAMKSPEQKQAEAAALEQHRVEQAAAEKAKVVAELAAMPVVTASAIASAYDANTVAADQQFKGKKFKVSGTVADINTNFMGQPYVTLRGGVNQFMEPQFAFEKSDAEQLVSLKKGSKVILLCTGKGDVAKVPMSDSCSLL; from the coding sequence GTGGCTGGTGGGGTTGCCTCCATAACGCCCAAGCGATTTGTAGTCGCCCCTCTGTTTATATCCCTCTTTCGTTCTTTTGTAGCAACGCACGATATTGATGATCTGCGTTTACTCTCCGTTCTGATATTTTTACTCCTTCATTACCTGTTAAGCCTTTCATGGCCCTTTGCCTTGCTTCCCTTCCTGCTATTGGGGAGAATCCTCGCCGCTTTGATACGCAATTTGTGTCATGGCATGGATGTTGTTACGGAAGTTATTCAAAAGGGTAGGGAGAAGGGCGTGAAGAAATTATTTAAGTGGGTAGGCATCATCTTTGGTTGCCTGGTGGTTATCGGGATGGTTTCCAACGCAATGAAGTCTCCTGAGCAAAAGCAAGCCGAAGCTGCGGCGCTTGAGCAGCATCGTGTAGAGCAGGCTGCTGCTGAAAAGGCTAAGGTAGTCGCTGAATTGGCGGCGATGCCTGTCGTAACTGCCTCTGCTATTGCCTCGGCTTATGATGCAAACACGGTCGCGGCTGACCAGCAGTTCAAGGGTAAGAAGTTCAAGGTGTCGGGCACTGTTGCAGATATCAACACCAACTTCATGGGGCAGCCTTATGTAACGTTGCGCGGTGGTGTGAATCAGTTCATGGAGCCGCAATTTGCCTTTGAAAAGTCTGATGCTGAGCAGTTGGTCAGTCTCAAAAAAGGTTCGAAGGTTATCTTGCTTTGCACAGGTAAAGGCGATGTGGCGAAAGTCCCGATGTCGGATTCTTGCTCGCTGCTCTGA
- a CDS encoding LysR family transcriptional regulator has product MELSQLKMVKAVARTGSIARAAEQLHCVPSNITNRLKQLEGELGTNLFIRVGRGLKISPDGEIFLGYSERILALVDEAKRAVDRQAEPSGILRIGAIESCAGGRLPPLLAEFHQRFPQVTLELVTGTWSQLFEELQHHRIDGALVAVDTPHPKLERTALYSEPLVLVASADAAPVLNPRDLQDQTLFMWPGGCPYRRALEHWLNAHDVTATIIGYASWGTIINCVSAGAGMTLAPEGVLDRYTLSADLTRHRFADLQPIDIRFVWNKEIERYTARDAFAQLLQERLGK; this is encoded by the coding sequence ATGGAACTGAGCCAGCTGAAGATGGTGAAAGCGGTCGCCCGCACCGGCAGCATTGCCCGGGCGGCGGAACAACTGCATTGCGTGCCCTCCAACATCACCAACCGCCTCAAGCAACTGGAAGGCGAACTGGGCACCAATCTGTTTATCCGCGTGGGTCGCGGGCTGAAAATCAGTCCGGATGGGGAGATCTTTCTGGGTTACAGCGAGCGCATCCTGGCCCTGGTGGACGAGGCCAAACGCGCCGTCGATCGCCAGGCCGAACCCAGCGGCATCCTGCGCATCGGCGCCATCGAATCCTGTGCCGGCGGACGCCTGCCGCCGCTGCTGGCGGAATTCCACCAGCGCTTTCCCCAGGTCACCCTGGAGTTGGTAACTGGCACCTGGTCGCAACTGTTCGAAGAGCTGCAACACCACCGGATCGACGGCGCGCTGGTTGCAGTCGACACGCCCCACCCAAAACTGGAGCGCACCGCCCTCTACAGCGAGCCCCTGGTGCTGGTCGCCAGCGCCGACGCCGCACCCGTACTGAACCCACGAGACCTGCAAGACCAGACCCTGTTCATGTGGCCCGGCGGCTGCCCTTACCGCCGCGCCCTGGAGCACTGGCTGAACGCTCACGACGTGACCGCGACCATCATCGGCTACGCCAGCTGGGGCACCATCATCAACTGCGTCAGCGCCGGCGCCGGCATGACCCTGGCCCCGGAAGGCGTGCTCGACCGCTACACCCTGTCCGCGGACCTGACGCGCCACCGCTTCGCCGACCTGCAACCGATCGACATTCGTTTTGTCTGGAACAAGGAAATAGAACGCTACACCGCACGGGACGCGTTTGCGCAGTTGTTGCAGGAGCGATTGGGAAAATGA
- a CDS encoding DMT family transporter, translated as MNISPALKLVLATAAVILCWAYSPVGIHIGLEGYEPGHLALLRFLIASLFMGAIALVKRIALPRWRDLPWLLVLGFFAITLHHISLNYGQQGLSAGASSVLAQSAPIFSTLIAFFWLREPVSSWRWGCVGLGLLGAVVVVWGDQGVASIKPQGLLVLLAAFSWGLYFVLQRRYSGRYDLLTTVCYMVWAGTLLLSLYWPGLAVAVVQAPWRVNLAVLLLGLFPSALAYLAWAYVLARVEVSRASIAMYLIPPIAMLLAALVLHERVHGAVVVGAAIVLGSVMAMQLEGRWARRRSVLRGAVGVAPVHSRAGQNTLSRCSSGSRATKV; from the coding sequence TTGAACATCTCACCTGCGTTGAAACTGGTCCTGGCGACCGCCGCGGTCATTCTGTGTTGGGCCTATTCCCCGGTGGGTATCCACATCGGTCTGGAGGGTTACGAGCCTGGCCATCTGGCGTTGCTGCGCTTTCTGATCGCCTCGCTGTTCATGGGGGCCATCGCCCTGGTGAAAAGAATCGCCCTGCCACGCTGGCGCGATCTGCCCTGGTTGCTGGTGCTGGGCTTTTTTGCCATCACCCTGCATCACATCAGCCTCAACTATGGCCAGCAGGGGTTGAGCGCGGGGGCGTCCAGTGTGCTGGCGCAGTCCGCGCCGATCTTCAGCACCCTGATTGCGTTTTTCTGGTTGAGGGAGCCAGTCAGCAGCTGGCGCTGGGGTTGTGTCGGGCTGGGGTTGCTGGGGGCGGTCGTGGTGGTCTGGGGCGACCAGGGCGTGGCGTCGATTAAGCCTCAGGGATTGCTGGTGCTGCTGGCGGCCTTCTCCTGGGGGTTGTACTTCGTGTTGCAGCGGCGTTATTCGGGGCGTTACGACCTGTTGACCACCGTCTGCTACATGGTCTGGGCCGGCACCTTGCTGTTGAGCCTGTATTGGCCGGGGCTGGCGGTCGCGGTGGTCCAGGCGCCGTGGCGGGTGAACCTGGCGGTGTTGCTGCTGGGGCTGTTTCCCAGTGCGTTGGCTTACCTGGCGTGGGCTTATGTGCTGGCACGGGTCGAGGTCAGCCGGGCATCCATCGCCATGTACCTGATACCACCGATCGCCATGCTGTTGGCGGCGCTGGTCCTGCATGAGCGGGTGCATGGCGCGGTGGTCGTGGGGGCGGCGATCGTCCTCGGCAGTGTGATGGCGATGCAGCTGGAGGGGCGCTGGGCGCGGCGCCGCTCTGTGCTGCGGGGTGCTGTCGGCGTGGCTCCCGTTCACTCCAGGGCCGGGCAGAACACCCTGAGTCGATGCTCGTCCGGGTCCAGGGCGACGAAGGTGTAG
- a CDS encoding VOC family protein has product MIATSTYLLFYVDSPATSANFYSRLLDRPPVELSPTFALFILDSGLKLGLWSRQDVEPATQVVGGGGELALAVADNQTVDRLHGQWVESGASIAQAPTSLDFGYTFVALDPDEHRLRVFCPALE; this is encoded by the coding sequence ATGATCGCCACCAGCACTTACCTTCTGTTTTACGTCGACAGCCCCGCCACCAGCGCCAACTTTTACAGCCGCCTGCTGGACCGGCCACCGGTCGAGCTGTCGCCGACCTTCGCCCTGTTCATCCTCGATTCGGGGCTCAAGCTCGGCCTCTGGTCCAGGCAGGATGTCGAGCCGGCCACCCAGGTCGTCGGCGGTGGTGGCGAACTGGCCCTGGCCGTGGCCGATAACCAGACCGTCGACCGGCTGCACGGCCAATGGGTCGAATCCGGCGCGAGCATCGCCCAGGCCCCGACCAGCCTGGACTTCGGCTACACCTTCGTCGCCCTGGACCCGGACGAGCATCGACTCAGGGTGTTCTGCCCGGCCCTGGAGTGA
- a CDS encoding helix-turn-helix domain-containing protein, with amino-acid sequence MQISSLGPAIRRYRKVAGLTQAELGEKTGFDPKTISRFETGTYTPSVEALFLLADVLGVKLKAFFADLGDEDEQRAYLFGVIHKATPKDLGKLIAAVDLALSKP; translated from the coding sequence ATGCAAATTTCAAGTTTGGGTCCAGCCATCAGACGTTACCGCAAGGTAGCGGGGCTTACTCAGGCTGAACTAGGCGAAAAAACCGGTTTTGACCCTAAAACCATCAGCCGCTTCGAAACCGGCACCTACACCCCCAGTGTGGAAGCCCTGTTCCTGCTGGCCGATGTATTGGGGGTGAAGCTGAAAGCCTTTTTCGCAGATCTGGGCGACGAAGACGAACAGCGGGCGTATCTGTTCGGTGTCATTCACAAAGCCACCCCGAAGGACCTGGGAAAGCTGATAGCAGCGGTAGACCTGGCCTTGTCCAAGCCTTAG
- a CDS encoding putative bifunctional diguanylate cyclase/phosphodiesterase, producing the protein MDEKYRRAVDAAAIFSETDLTGRITYVNDQFCSISGYSREELLGSNHRILGSGLHSPEFFSNMWRTIALGQVWKGEICNRAKDGTLYWVDSTVVPLLDEATGRVQRYVAIRFDISEKRRLLHSLQWRVGHDVLTGLPNRSFLSDLLNQALDYSRKENIALAVCMLDLDGFKAVNDGYGHASGDLLLVEVAARLRSIIRGEDVVARLAGDEFVLILRHVRDIRELRAALHRVLGVISTPYLIQDKEINVCASIGVTLFPADNDDADTLLRHADQAMYVAKQSGRNRFHLFDVSRDREVKATHQTVERVRQALAAGELCLHFQPKVNMRSGEVVGFEALLRWQHPQRGMVAPREFLPLVEETDLIVDIGEWVMEQVMAQLRQWQLAGQRWPISINIAARHFQRADFVDRLKAVLERHPQIAPQLLDLEIVEAVAVENIQHVSACLEACQAMGVQFSLGDFGTGHSSLSYLKRLRTQTIKIDRMFVSDMLHDKGDLALTQALIGLARAFDRQVVAEGLETLEHGELLMSLGCDVAQGYFIAPPMPASEVPGWVATFLPPLEWCPQDEAG; encoded by the coding sequence ATGGATGAGAAATACCGCAGGGCCGTGGATGCAGCCGCTATTTTTTCCGAGACCGACCTGACCGGCCGGATCACTTACGTCAACGACCAGTTCTGTTCGATTTCCGGCTACAGCCGCGAAGAGCTGCTGGGTTCCAATCACCGGATCCTCGGCTCCGGCCTGCACTCCCCCGAATTTTTCAGCAACATGTGGCGCACCATTGCCCTGGGCCAGGTCTGGAAGGGCGAGATCTGCAACCGGGCCAAGGACGGGACCTTGTATTGGGTCGACAGCACCGTTGTGCCCTTGCTCGATGAGGCCACTGGCCGGGTCCAGCGGTATGTGGCAATTCGTTTCGATATCAGTGAAAAACGGCGCTTGCTGCACTCCCTGCAATGGCGTGTCGGCCACGATGTGCTGACCGGTTTGCCCAACCGTTCCTTCCTTTCCGATCTGCTCAACCAGGCGCTGGATTACTCGCGCAAAGAGAACATTGCACTGGCGGTGTGCATGCTCGATCTCGACGGCTTCAAGGCGGTCAACGATGGCTATGGGCACGCCAGCGGCGACTTGTTGTTGGTGGAGGTCGCGGCACGCCTGCGCTCGATCATTCGCGGCGAAGACGTGGTGGCGCGCCTGGCCGGGGACGAGTTCGTGCTGATCCTGCGCCATGTGCGTGACATTCGTGAGTTGCGGGCGGCGCTGCACCGGGTACTGGGAGTGATCTCCACGCCCTATCTGATCCAGGACAAGGAGATCAACGTCTGCGCCAGCATCGGCGTGACGCTGTTCCCCGCCGACAACGACGATGCCGACACCTTGCTGCGCCATGCCGACCAGGCGATGTACGTGGCCAAGCAGAGCGGGCGCAATCGCTTTCACCTGTTCGATGTATCGCGGGACCGCGAGGTCAAGGCCACCCATCAGACCGTGGAGCGGGTCCGGCAGGCGCTGGCGGCCGGCGAGCTGTGCCTGCACTTTCAGCCCAAGGTCAATATGCGCAGCGGCGAGGTGGTGGGTTTCGAGGCGTTGCTGCGTTGGCAGCATCCGCAGCGGGGCATGGTCGCGCCTCGGGAGTTCCTGCCGCTGGTGGAGGAGACCGACCTGATCGTCGATATCGGCGAGTGGGTGATGGAGCAGGTCATGGCCCAGTTGCGGCAGTGGCAACTGGCCGGACAGCGCTGGCCGATCAGCATCAATATCGCCGCCCGGCATTTCCAGCGGGCGGATTTTGTTGACCGGCTCAAGGCGGTGCTCGAGCGCCATCCGCAGATTGCCCCGCAGTTGCTGGACCTGGAAATCGTCGAGGCGGTGGCGGTGGAGAATATCCAGCACGTCAGCGCTTGCCTCGAAGCCTGCCAGGCGATGGGGGTGCAGTTCTCCCTGGGGGATTTCGGCACCGGGCATTCGTCGCTGAGCTACCTCAAGCGCTTGCGCACCCAGACCATCAAGATCGACCGCATGTTCGTGAGCGACATGCTGCACGACAAGGGCGATCTGGCGCTGACCCAGGCCTTGATCGGCCTGGCCCGGGCGTTTGACCGGCAGGTGGTGGCCGAAGGCCTGGAAACCCTGGAGCACGGCGAGTTGCTGATGTCGCTGGGCTGTGACGTGGCGCAAGGCTATTTCATCGCCCCGCCCATGCCGGCCAGCGAGGTGCCGGGCTGGGTGGCGACCTTCTTGCCGCCGCTGGAATGGTGCCCGCAGGACGAGGCCGGTTGA
- a CDS encoding substrate-binding periplasmic protein: MRLALGAFLLVAMEGFAAEPALRFSIADSWAMPVVQIERGRPTQGILHDMMASLATQVGNPAEFHVLARARVQAAMDHKEIDIRCYAAQSWLPNPSGDYVWSIPLFIQRDLLISREQPTLPVTPKELPTQPIGTVLSYVYPSLQPLFDSRQLIRDDARNQEQVLQKLWAGRYRYAVSNQWTLDWFNQTLPPEQQLHGVAVLQEQAVGCVIRNDPALPVQRVLRTLLRMKMSGEIDDIIGLYTGHRPTESAPQSYETP; this comes from the coding sequence ATGCGTTTAGCCTTGGGCGCCTTTTTGCTGGTTGCCATGGAGGGTTTTGCCGCAGAACCGGCCCTGCGCTTTTCGATCGCCGACAGTTGGGCCATGCCCGTGGTACAGATCGAACGCGGCCGTCCCACCCAGGGCATTCTCCACGACATGATGGCCAGCCTCGCCACCCAGGTCGGCAACCCGGCCGAATTCCACGTCCTGGCCCGGGCCCGCGTGCAGGCGGCCATGGACCACAAGGAAATCGATATCCGCTGCTATGCCGCCCAGTCCTGGCTGCCCAACCCGTCCGGCGATTACGTCTGGAGTATCCCGCTGTTCATCCAGCGCGACCTGCTGATCAGCCGCGAGCAGCCCACGCTCCCGGTCACTCCCAAGGAGCTACCGACGCAACCCATCGGCACCGTCCTCAGCTATGTCTACCCTTCCCTGCAACCCTTGTTCGACAGCCGCCAGTTGATCCGCGACGACGCGCGCAATCAGGAACAGGTGCTGCAAAAACTCTGGGCCGGCCGCTACCGCTATGCGGTGAGCAACCAATGGACGCTGGACTGGTTCAATCAGACCCTGCCGCCCGAGCAGCAACTGCACGGCGTGGCCGTCCTGCAGGAACAGGCGGTCGGCTGCGTCATCCGCAACGATCCGGCACTGCCGGTACAGCGAGTGCTGCGCACCTTGTTGCGGATGAAAATGTCAGGAGAGATCGACGACATCATCGGCCTGTACACCGGCCACAGGCCGACCGAGAGCGCTCCGCAGAGCTATGAGACACCGTAG